A single genomic interval of Lathyrus oleraceus cultivar Zhongwan6 chromosome 7, CAAS_Psat_ZW6_1.0, whole genome shotgun sequence harbors:
- the LOC127100357 gene encoding DNA-directed RNA polymerases II, IV and V subunit 3, whose translation MEGASYARMPRVKIRELKDDYMKFELRDTDASVANALRRVMISEVPTIAIDLVEIEVNSSVLNDEFIAHRLGLIPLTSERAMAMRFSRDCDACDGDGQCEYCSVEFHLRVKCITDQTLDVTSKDLYSSDHTVVPVDFSGGDPSSVESADGRGIIIVKLRRGQELRLRAIARKGIGKDHAKWSPAATVTFMYEPEIHINEDLMESLSLEEKKEWIDSSPTRVFDIDPVTQQVSVVDAEAYSYDDEVIKKAEAMGKPGLVEITAKQDSFIFTVESTGAVKASQLLLNAIEIVKQKLDAVRLSEDTVEADDQFGELGAHMRGG comes from the exons ATGGAAGGAGCGTCGTACGCACGCATGCCGAGGGTGAAAATCCGCGAGCTAAAAGATGATTACATGAAGTTCGAGCTTCGCGACACCGACGCTAGTGTGGCAAACGCGCTTCGGCGCGTGATGATATCGGAGGTTCCGACCATCGCAATCGACCTAGTGGAAATCGAGGTCAACTCCTCCGTTCTCAACGACGAGTTCATTGCTCACAGACTCGGTCTTATTCCACTCACAAGCGAACGTGCTATGGCCATGCGGTTCTCGCGTGACTGTGATGCGTGTGATGGTGATGGACAGTGTGAGTATTGTTCCGTTGAGTTTCATCTTAGGGTTAAGTGTATTACTGATCAGACACTTGATGTTACGAGTAAGGATCTTTATAGCTCTGATCATACTGTTGTTCCTGTTGATTTCTCTGGTGGTGACCCTTCTTCCGTTGAATCTGCTGATGGAAG GGGGATTATAATTGTGAAGTTGAGGCGAGGTCAGGAGCTGAGGCTGAGAGCAATTGCTAGGAAGGGGATTGGTAAGGATCATGCGAAATGGTCTCCAGCAGCAACTGTTACTTTCATGTATGAACCAGAGATTCACATTAATGAAGATTTGATGGAGTCTTTGTCACTTGAGGAGAAAAAAGAGTGGATTGATAGTAGTCCTACCCGTGTGTTTGACATTGATCCTGTCACACAACAG GTGTCGGTGGTTGACGCTGAGGCATACAGTTACGATGATGAGGTGATTAAGAAAGCGGAAGCAATGGGAAAGCCTGGTCTTGTCGAAATCACTGCAAAGCAAGATAGCTTCATTTTCACAGTCGAATCTACTGGAGCAGTTAAAGCTTCTCAACTATTGCTAAATGCCATTGAAATTGTGAAGCAGAAGCTGGATGCTGTGAGGCTCTCTGAAGATACAGTGGAGGCTGATGATCAATTTGGGGAACTAGGTGCACATATGCGAGGAGGATGA